In Cryptosporangium phraense, one genomic interval encodes:
- a CDS encoding alpha/beta fold hydrolase → MDTVTSADGTRIAFDRYGSGPALILVGGASQHRAIDPGTGDLARLLAEDLTVYHYDRRGRGDSGLSWEPYRPEREIEDIAALIEHAGGNAALYGMSSGAALALDAAARRPAVTKVAVYEPPFIVDDSRTPIRTDLQPRLERLILTEQRDGAVELFLTEAAGVPPEAVEGLKRTPHWAALEAVSHTYPYDIALLEGTQTGAPLSPHRWAAVTVPVLVVDGGASPDWMHAGADALAAVLLDATRETLDGQTHDVDAKALAPSLRRFFT, encoded by the coding sequence ATGGACACCGTCACCTCAGCCGACGGAACCAGGATCGCGTTCGACCGCTACGGCAGCGGACCGGCCCTGATCCTGGTCGGTGGTGCGTCCCAGCACCGCGCGATCGACCCCGGCACCGGCGACCTGGCCCGGCTGCTGGCCGAGGACCTCACCGTCTACCACTACGACCGCCGCGGCCGCGGCGACAGCGGGCTGAGCTGGGAGCCGTACCGGCCCGAGCGCGAGATCGAGGACATCGCCGCGCTGATCGAGCACGCCGGGGGCAATGCGGCGCTCTACGGCATGTCGTCCGGAGCGGCCCTGGCCCTGGACGCCGCCGCCCGCCGCCCGGCCGTCACCAAAGTGGCGGTCTACGAGCCGCCGTTCATCGTCGACGACAGCCGGACGCCGATCCGGACCGACCTCCAGCCCCGCCTGGAGCGCTTGATCCTCACGGAGCAGCGCGACGGCGCGGTCGAGCTGTTCCTCACCGAGGCGGCCGGAGTGCCGCCGGAGGCGGTCGAAGGCCTGAAGCGGACGCCGCACTGGGCCGCCCTGGAGGCGGTTTCGCACACGTACCCGTACGACATCGCGCTGCTGGAGGGCACCCAGACCGGCGCCCCGCTGTCCCCGCACCGCTGGGCCGCGGTGACGGTGCCGGTCCTGGTGGTGGACGGTGGCGCCAGCCCCGACTGGATGCACGCGGGCGCCGACGCGTTGGCCGCCGTGCTGCTGGACGCGACCCGTGAAACCCTGGACGGCCAGACCCACGACGTAGACGCCAAGGCCCTGGCCCCGTCCCTACGCCGCTTCTTCACCTGA
- a CDS encoding EF-hand domain-containing protein produces MTTDYATTFDLMDLDKDGKISAAELVQVAAALGDEVSEEDAAAGVARVDEDGDGLISLAEFTAYMESR; encoded by the coding sequence GTGACGACTGACTATGCGACGACGTTCGACCTGATGGACCTCGACAAGGACGGCAAGATCTCGGCCGCCGAACTGGTCCAGGTAGCTGCCGCCCTCGGCGACGAGGTGTCCGAAGAGGACGCGGCCGCCGGGGTGGCCCGGGTGGACGAGGACGGCGACGGCCTGATCAGCCTGGCCGAGTTCACCGCCTACATGGAGTCCCGGTGA
- a CDS encoding amino acid permease produces MAVADESASLSDEDRLAELGYRQELHRTWSGFSNFAISFSIISILAGCFTTFAQAWNNGGPIAISLGWPLISVFILIIGLCLAEMGSAYPTAGGIYWWAARLGGPAAGFYTGWLNLVGLIAVTASVVYACAGFWNITLTLFWSGWADTFGGDALNQQFFWFIVLMVLVSVLNIFSSHLLALINNVSAGWHVVGAAVIIVVLLVASKGHQDASFIFTERINNSGFSDSGLSFWFYVLPLGFLLTQYTITGFDASAHMSEETAGASKAVAQGIWRSIFYSAIGGWLLLLAFLWAAKDVGFINSPDNGYGVGSVIAIFSSALSPALFKLVMVIATIGQVFCGIAAMTSLSRMSYAFSRDGAVPGRRLWSKVSPTTGVPVNAVLGGAAAGVVITLPALYKSPAGIPVAFYAVVSVAVIGLYLAFVIPIIYRLRAGDAFKPGPWNLGRHYRWMNVVAAVEIIVISIYFCLPILPSGVPFSDTFTWYDVNYAPIITGAVLLGITIWWFASARRWFTGPRRTIDEAPLAEPSTPGAL; encoded by the coding sequence ATGGCAGTCGCCGACGAAAGTGCATCTCTGTCCGACGAAGACCGGCTCGCCGAGCTCGGCTACCGTCAGGAACTCCACCGCACCTGGTCAGGCTTCTCGAACTTCGCGATCTCGTTCTCGATCATCTCGATCCTGGCCGGCTGCTTCACCACGTTCGCCCAGGCCTGGAACAACGGCGGGCCGATCGCCATCTCGCTCGGCTGGCCCCTGATCAGCGTCTTCATCCTGATCATCGGGCTCTGCCTGGCCGAGATGGGCTCGGCCTACCCCACCGCGGGCGGCATCTACTGGTGGGCCGCCCGGCTCGGCGGGCCGGCCGCCGGGTTCTACACCGGCTGGCTCAACCTGGTCGGGCTGATCGCGGTCACGGCCTCCGTCGTCTACGCCTGCGCCGGTTTCTGGAACATCACGCTGACGCTGTTCTGGTCCGGGTGGGCCGACACGTTCGGCGGCGACGCGCTGAACCAGCAGTTCTTCTGGTTCATCGTGCTGATGGTGCTGGTCAGCGTGCTGAACATCTTCAGCTCTCACCTGCTCGCGCTGATCAACAACGTCTCCGCCGGGTGGCACGTCGTGGGCGCGGCCGTGATCATCGTCGTCCTGCTCGTGGCCTCCAAGGGGCACCAGGACGCGAGCTTCATCTTCACCGAGCGGATCAACAACTCGGGCTTCTCCGACAGCGGCCTGAGCTTCTGGTTCTACGTACTCCCGCTCGGCTTCCTGCTGACCCAGTACACGATCACCGGCTTCGACGCGTCCGCGCACATGTCCGAGGAGACGGCGGGCGCCTCCAAGGCGGTCGCCCAGGGCATCTGGCGCAGCATCTTCTACTCGGCGATCGGCGGGTGGCTGCTGCTCCTCGCGTTCCTCTGGGCCGCGAAGGACGTCGGGTTCATCAACTCGCCCGACAACGGCTACGGGGTCGGCAGCGTCATCGCGATCTTCTCGTCCGCGCTGTCACCGGCGCTGTTCAAGCTGGTCATGGTGATCGCGACGATCGGGCAGGTCTTCTGCGGCATCGCCGCGATGACCAGCCTCTCGCGGATGAGCTACGCGTTCAGCCGGGACGGCGCGGTGCCCGGCCGCCGGCTCTGGAGCAAGGTCTCCCCCACCACCGGCGTGCCGGTGAACGCGGTGCTGGGCGGCGCGGCGGCGGGCGTCGTCATCACGCTGCCCGCGCTCTACAAGAGCCCGGCCGGGATCCCGGTCGCGTTCTACGCCGTCGTGAGCGTCGCGGTGATCGGGCTCTACCTCGCGTTCGTGATCCCGATCATCTACCGGCTCCGGGCCGGCGACGCGTTCAAGCCCGGTCCGTGGAACCTCGGCCGGCACTACCGCTGGATGAACGTCGTCGCCGCGGTCGAGATCATCGTCATCAGCATCTACTTCTGTCTGCCGATCCTGCCGAGCGGCGTCCCGTTCAGCGACACCTTCACCTGGTACGACGTCAACTACGCGCCGATCATCACCGGCGCGGTGCTGCTCGGGATCACGATCTGGTGGTTCGCCTCCGCGAGGCGGTGGTTCACCGGTCCACGGCGGACGATCGACGAGGCTCCGCTCGCCGAACCGTCGACGCCCGGCGCCCTCTGA
- a CDS encoding cellulase family glycosylhydrolase produces MKRTILVAAVMAVAGLVWLAIGGGTAQAATTALAAKPTETSAKKKKKVAAAAVATTATPAAAAVPALGVQMHAMWEMYWNGQTPNAMFEKHLNALAANKVQVVRVDMGWSASQPTPAAPSVDSWHNKRLSIAIDRIRAKGMKVFITAHQSPDWSRPGTGSNLMQFPTDPNSIKPWMTFLAKNYGSRIAGIEVWNEPNLVEFTGVADPALRVKKFVAVLKASYAAIKAGNKSVPVIFGGTAQTDDVFIKQAYADGAKGAFDIMAVHPYQGNQTKAPESTDIVGKSRITNMPAIIAAMKANGDQAKPIWWTEFGTSVHSNAGITQPWLFGVASDAIAGDYMVRSFKLAAARYPQVKVGTIYTAYRPSAGISAHQYGYRLLDADGTVHAQLTMLKKMRDTTPSR; encoded by the coding sequence ATGAAGCGCACGATTCTGGTAGCAGCCGTCATGGCGGTGGCCGGCCTGGTCTGGCTCGCTATCGGAGGTGGCACCGCGCAGGCGGCGACGACGGCGCTGGCCGCCAAGCCGACCGAGACCTCGGCCAAGAAGAAGAAGAAGGTGGCCGCCGCCGCGGTGGCCACCACCGCCACTCCGGCCGCCGCCGCGGTCCCCGCGCTGGGCGTGCAGATGCACGCGATGTGGGAGATGTACTGGAACGGCCAGACCCCGAACGCGATGTTCGAGAAGCACCTGAACGCGCTGGCCGCCAACAAGGTGCAGGTCGTCCGCGTCGACATGGGGTGGTCCGCGAGTCAGCCGACGCCGGCCGCGCCGAGCGTCGACTCGTGGCACAACAAGCGCCTGAGCATCGCGATCGACCGGATCCGGGCCAAGGGCATGAAGGTCTTCATCACCGCGCACCAGTCGCCGGACTGGTCGCGTCCCGGCACCGGCAGCAACCTGATGCAGTTCCCGACCGACCCCAACTCGATCAAGCCGTGGATGACGTTCCTGGCCAAGAACTACGGGTCGCGGATCGCCGGCATCGAGGTCTGGAACGAGCCGAACCTGGTCGAGTTCACCGGTGTCGCCGACCCGGCGCTGCGGGTCAAGAAGTTCGTCGCGGTGCTGAAGGCGTCGTACGCCGCCATCAAGGCCGGCAACAAGTCGGTTCCGGTGATCTTCGGTGGCACCGCGCAGACCGACGACGTCTTCATCAAGCAGGCCTACGCCGACGGCGCCAAGGGCGCGTTCGACATCATGGCCGTGCACCCCTACCAGGGCAACCAGACCAAGGCTCCGGAGTCGACCGACATCGTCGGCAAGTCGCGGATCACGAACATGCCGGCGATCATCGCGGCGATGAAGGCCAACGGCGACCAGGCCAAGCCGATCTGGTGGACCGAGTTCGGGACTTCCGTGCACTCCAACGCCGGTATCACCCAGCCGTGGCTGTTCGGTGTCGCGTCCGACGCGATCGCCGGTGACTACATGGTCCGCTCGTTCAAGCTGGCCGCCGCCCGTTACCCGCAGGTCAAGGTCGGCACGATCTACACCGCGTACCGTCCGTCGGCCGGGATCTCGGCCCACCAGTACGGCTACCGCCTGCTCGACGCCGACGGCACCGTGCACGCGCAGCTGACGATGCTGAAGAAGATGCGGGACACGACGCCGTCGCGTTGA